Genomic segment of Pseudorca crassidens isolate mPseCra1 chromosome 10, mPseCra1.hap1, whole genome shotgun sequence:
CTGTGGTTCCCACCATACACCTGTGAGGATGGTGGGCCTCATGGGCGCCCCCACTCTGAATATTTCGTTGCAGGCCGTGAGCGCATTGGGCAGGACTCGGCGTACGAGCAGGAGGGGAAGGTGCAGTTTGTGATCGACGCCGTGTACGCCATGGGCCACGCGCTGCACGCCATGCACCGTGACCTGTGTCCGGGCCGCGTGGGGCTCTGCCCGCGCATGGACCCTGTGGACGGCACCCAGTTGCTCAAGTACATCCGCAGTGTCAATTTCTCAGGTGGGGGCACCACCCAACCCTGGGGAAGGGATCCTGGGGCTCCATGGGGTGGGAGTGCGCGGGGGTCTCTTCAGATGCTTCCAAGGGGTTCCATACAGAGGTGTCTCTGCCCTGGGCTCACGATCCTTCCTGACTCTGGGTGAAGGCTCAGCAAAGAAGCTGAGCGTGTGACCCCCACGGGCCCCCGCAGGCATCGCGGGGAACCCTGTGACCTTCAATGAGAACGGAGACGCACCTGGGCGCTATGACATCTACCAGTACCAGCTACGCAACGGCTCTGCCGAGTACAAGGTCATCGGCTCCTGGACTGACCACCTGCACCTCAGAGTAAGCACCTGGCGGGAGGGCAGCGAGGGGTCCCGGGGGGCTAGGCGGCGGAGAGAGGCCACCCCAACCCAGGGAGGGGAGGCCAAGGGGAGGCAGCCGCCGACTAGCCCTGCCCCCCGGGTTTGCTGCTGCCAACTTGGGGCTTCCTTCCATGCCCCACCCTAGACCTCAGAGGGCCCTGAGCCCCCCAACCCTGAAACAGAAGAACAGGGTGGCTGGGCTTCTGCTGcccttcctgcccctgcccttTCCCTTGGCCTGGGGTCTTCTTGCCTGCTGCCCCTTCGCAGGGCAAGAACTCTGGATAGATGAAGTCACGCTGGAGTTCAGGGGCTCAAAGTTTTGGGGGGGTTCGGGGGggaaagaggtgaggaaggggagGGCTGTGTCTGGACAGTGGAGGACGACGTCTTAAGGCAAAGAGCACAGCCTGCTGTTCTCTAAGCATGAACTCTCCTaagagccactttttttttttttttttttttttttttttttgcggtacacgggcctctcactgttgtggcctctcccgttgcggagcacaggctccggacgtgcaggctcagcggccatggctcatgggcccagccgcttcgcggcatgtgggatcctcccggaccggggcacgaacccgtgtcccctgcatcggcgggtggactcccaaccactgcgccaccaggggagcccagagcCACTTATTTAGAACTGATGCTTTGAATACAGCTCCCAAGTGTAGTCAGTTTCCCTTTGCCCAGTGCCTGGAGCTCTATGGGGCTCTCGCTTACTTTCCAGAACTTTGTGACACATTCAGTAGGGCGTGCCAGCTCCTATCGCCTCTTAGCTTGCAGCAGTTATGTCTTCAGAGACATGTAACAGTGACTAGCACTCATTTAGAGCAAGATGCAAAGAAACGCTAACCTGTGGGCACACATTAGTGGTCCTGTGATTGAATCTTTATTCGTTGTTCTCTTCTGAACCCAAGTCCCTGTGCCGCCTGGAGGAGGCCCGGTGGGCTGAGCCATAGCACGTTTCTTCTTGAGGGTGCACAGGAGTCACCTGCGGGGTCTTGTTGAAACTCAGATTCTGTGTCAGTGGGTCTGAGGTGGACCAAAATTTCCATTTCCAACAAGCTCCTGGGTGATGCTGATGTGGCCGGTCTGGGGACCACTTTGCATAGCAAGGCCTCATGGGGCGGGGAGTCGGGACTGCTGAGTCCTCTCCACTCTGCCATGTGACCCTAGGTTGTCACTGCCGGTCTCTGGGCGTTTCTCCATACAACCCTTGGGAGTTTTGTATTCGAGCAGGATCCCCCGTGGTCAGCTGGGTCTGGAGCCTGCCCCGGGGAGCTTATTTAAATGCAGCTGTTGGGTTCAGCTGACCCTGGCAGGGCCCGGGCAGCTGGATTTTACCCATCTAACTAAAATCACTAACTAAGTGATTCAGATTGGTGCCACCAGTGGGGCGGTCCAGGGCACTTGGCGGCATGTCCTGAGGCCCTCTCCTCTGCACTGTTGTTGCCAGATAGAGCGGATGCACTGGCCAGGGAGCGGGCAGCAGCTGCCCCGCTCCATCTGCAGCCTGCCCTGTCAGCCAGGTGAGCGGAAGAAGACGGTGAAGGGCATGCCCTGCTGCTGGCACTGCGAGCCCTGCACGGGGTACCAGTACCAGGTGGACCGCTACACCTGCAAGACATGTCCCTACGACATGCGGCCCACAGAGAACCGCACGGGCTGCCAGCCTATCCCCATCATCAAGCTTGAGTGGGGCTCACCCTGGGCCGTGCTGCCCCTCTTCCTGGCTGTGGTGGGCATCGCGGCCACGCTCTTCGTGGTGGTCACCTTCGTGCGCTACAACGACACGCCCATCGTCAAGGCCTCGGGCCGCGAGCTGAGTTACGTGCTGCTGGCGGGCATCTTCCTGTGCTACGCCACCACCTTCCTCATGATCGCCGAGCCCGACCTGGGTACCTGCTCTCTGCGCCGGATCTTCCTGGGGCTCGGCATGAGCATCAGCTATGCGGCCCTGCTCACCAAGACCAACCGCATCTACCGCATCTTCGAGCAGGGCAAGCGGTCGGTCAGCGCCCCGCGCTTCATCAGCCCCGCCTCGCAGCTGGCCATAACCTTCAGCCTCATCTCCCTGCAGCTGCTGGGCATCTGCGTGTGGTTTGTAGTGGACCCCTCCCATTCGGTGGTGGACTTCCAGGACCAGCGGACGCTCGACCCCCGCTTCGCCAGGGGCGTGCTCAAGTGTGACATCTCGGACCTGTCGCTCATCTGCCTGCTGGGCTACAGCATGCTGCTCATGGTCACGTGTACCGTGTACGCCATCAAGACGCGCGGAGTGCCTGAGACCTTCAATGAGGCCAAGCCCATCGGCTTCACCATGTACACCACCTGCATCGTCTGGCTCGCCTTTATCCCCATCTTCTTTGGTACCTCGCAGTCGGCTGACAAGGTgagtggcaggggctgggggtgggtgagggcGGCAAGCAGGGGGCAGCCTCCTGGGGCTAGTTGGCCTCTCACCTTGCTCTGGAAGTGCCTTCATTCCTGCCTCATTCTGTCTTCTCTCCGTCTCAGGTTTCTCTCCAGGTTCTgggtttctctcctctctctctctccctttctcttctcctgcctCCTCTCCCGTTTCTCTCCGCCCCCCACCACCTTCCGCTGCCTCATCTCTCTCCTTCCCGCTGCTTCCCACCCTCTCTCTACCCTccgcctctcctctctccctctcctctctctttccctatcTCTCCATCCCTGCCTCTCCCGCCCCaccttttccccctccccatctccttcccaccttcctctctcctctctgccagCCTGGGATGCTGCCCCCGCTTTCATtcttgtttttggctgtgccacgtgtcttgtgggatcttagttccctaaccagggatcaaaccccgggccctcggcagtgagagcgtggagtcctaaccactggaccgccagggaattccccattctTTTCTATACgctcccttacctctctccctaCTCAGCCCATCTTCCTTTCTGTCcactcctcctttcttcctcctctctccaccctctTCTCTGCCCTTGCAGGATCCCCATGGGTCCCCGAGGTGGGTGATGTATTGGGCActcgctccctctctccctggccCCAAGCCACCCCAAAGGCCAGGTGGGGATACCTGGCAGCATCAGCTGAGGGTCCACCCTCCACTGGCTGGAGCTGCCGATGAGCTGCCTCTTGCTGGCTCTGTCAGGCCATCCTGCCAGCCTGGCCTGAGGGTCTAGATACACCCCAAGGGCCCCGTGGACTCTGCCCACATCACTGCCCCAGTGCTGCCTGGGTGCTGGGGGGTTTTATCTTGAAGGATTGGGAGTCACTGAAGTCAGAGGCCAGAGATAGGGAGAATCAGAGGGACCGAGGACCCCAGCTCTGTGTCTGACTGTGGGATCCTGGGCAAGCCAGCTGgcctctctgcttcagtttcttcatcaacaGATTGGGGCTATGACCCTTCCTCTGCAGGCCTTACAGGTGTTGTAACAATCACACAACATGAGGGGTGTAAAAGCCGTTTACCCACTGTgaggaggctggggctggggaggagggtggaggggacgAGGTCAAGGGGCAGACAGAGCATATGGTGTAGGACCCAGAGGCTGTGAGAAGGTTGGTGGCTTTTACCGGGAGTGAGAAGCGAGCCACTGTGGGGTTCTGAGCAGGGAGGGATGCGTTGGGACATAGGTTTAAaaggatccctctggctgctgggtggagCCCTGCTGGAGGTGGTTGTAATGATCCCGAAGAGAGCTGCTGGCAGCAGGAGTGGTGAGGTGCGGGGGATTCCTGCTGTGTCAGGGGGTGGCGCTGGCTGGGTTTCCGATGGAGTGCATGTGGGATGAGAGGCGCAGGGGGGAGTCAGAATGACTCCACAGTCGTTGGTGTGAGCGATGGGAAGGAAAGAGTGTCtgcactggggtgggggggtgcgggGCGGGGTAGAGACGGCAGCGGAGCCTATAGGGGGCGGAGATCCGGAAGTCCTCTGGAGGTGCTGCGTTTGGGATGCCCGTGAGACGTCCAAGGGCAGCTGTTGAGTCAGTGGTTGACTATGTGAGTCTGGGGTTCAGGGACGAGGGCTGGCTTAGATCTGTACCTGGGGGAGTCGCCATCCTGTGGGCAGCACTTAAAGAGTGAGCCTGGGTGTGAGCTCCAGTAGAGATGCCTGGCCTCAGTGAGGCGGCCGTCAAAGCACCCACGAGGGCTGCTTGTCTTGGGTTAGGCACTTCACCTGTGGTCAGCAGACACCACAACAGTGGGCTCGGGTGGATTCACCATCCCTGCTTACAGGTGAGCAcggggaggcacagagaggtgaagtgacttgtctaaggtcacacagccagcaggaGGCACGGCTGGACTGCTTGAACCTACTCTGTCTAACTCAGGAGCCCCTCCCAAGCCCATACCACTCCCTGCAGCTCTGGGGCACCTCTCCCCCTGGGCCTTCCTTGGTAGGTGCCCACCCCTTCTCCAGCAGCTCCTCAAGTGCAGGAGCTGCGCCCTCCACCCCAAATCCCTTGGGTCTGGTGCAGAGAGGCCTGTGGCCTGTCTTCCAGTGGTGACCCAGCAGGCTGGGGGTTCTGAGAAGCAGACCTTGAGGCTGGCAGTGAGCGCCCCGAGGTCTGAGACCAGACCTGGCTCCAGGCCACCCTGCACACTTGAGCCAAAGCCACTGCCACTGAGGAGCAGCTCGCACGGTGGGCTGGGTCTCCACCCCCAGCAGGCCAGCGAGAGGCCTTCCCCGCTGAGGGCAGGTGCAGGCAGAGGCCCGCACGCCCCGCAGCGCCCAGGGGGCCCATGGAGCCATCAGGGGAGGCCGCCCACGCCCCAGGAAGCTGGCAGCTTGAGACATTACCCTCAACAATCCCAGGAGGCCCCTTCCCTCGCCTCCTCAGGGTGTAAAGGTGCACAGCCAGGTGGCCGACAGCATGGTGGTTCAGGCCCTTGCTCTGCCTTCCCATAACTTCCCCTGGCTGCCTGCCAGCACGCTGCTCCCAGTACGGTCCCTGTCATCCTGGTACCACACCCTCCCACCTCCAGGCGCTGGGGCCCAGCCCCCCTCTCGGCACCCTCCCCCCGTCTCTCCAGGCCACCCCACCTGCCTCTGATTTCTCCCTTTTTAGGAGGCTCCTCTCAGTACAGATTATGAAAAGGAGCCTCTGAGATGATCtcctctgaggcccagagagggcaagggacCTGCCCAGGGTCGCAAAGCAGGCTGGCCCACACCAGCGTATGGTCCTgagacccagctctgcccctgaTGGCGTCTACATGGGATACGCCCCCTCCTTCTCAGGGCTTCTGAATGAggcgagggtggggaggggagctctGAAGTCCCTCCAGTTCAGACCACCAGGCTTCTTAGAGGCTCAGGCAACCCTGGGGCTCTATCTGTGCTGTGTCATGTCTGAGCTACAAACAGCCCCAGTGACTGCCGGGTCCTGGgtgctagtgtgtgtgtgtgtgtgtgtgtgtgtgtgtgtgtgtgtgtgtgtagatggaGTGGAGTGGGGCTACTATGGGGAGTTGTGTTATGGGTACAGAAGTGTGTgtagagaatgtgtgtgtgcctTTCTGTGCATACTGAGCCGTGgatgggctgtgtgtgtgtgtgtgtgtgtgtgtgtgtgtgcagattgAGTGGGGATGGACAGGTGTGCCCTGAGGGGTCATGGCTGCTAGGATGTATTTGGGTGTACAGATTAACTGTGTGTGCTCAGCAGTGTATGTGCAGATGTTTgagtgtaggtgtgtgtgtgcacaggtgtatgtgtgtgttcaagTATGTGTGCAGGTGTGTTgagtgcctctgtgtgtgtgcacacgtgtgtgtaccCAGGTAcatgaaggggtgtgtgtgtgtgagagcccAGGTGTATCTGAGTCAGGTGGGAGTGTGCGGCTGGGagttcaggtgtgtgtgtgtgaatgcagaGGCGCATGGGTACATAAGTGTGGATGTGTGAGCATCTATGCGTGCCCTGGTGTGTGCGCACGCGTGCTTGCAACCCCGCCTGTCCCTCAGGCTGCAGGTGGCGCCGAGCGAAGCTGTCCATGTTGCTCTGGCGAGCAGGTGACCGGATCTCCCACGTTGGCCTGGATTTCCAGGGCTCACCCGCGTAGCCGCGTGCCGTTACCCTGAGCTGACTGGGGCATCGTCTCTCCACCGGTTGGGGTAACTGCTCAGCCAGGCTGGGGCGGGCCGTGGCCTCAGAGGCCGGCCAGGTTGTGGGGAAGGTCATTTGTCTGGTTTGTTAGACTGAGGATCTCAGGACCCACCAGGGTCAGCCTGGGCAGAAACACGAAGCAGGCGGACTCCTCCGTGCCCCCCACCAGACCGAGCACAAAACAGGAACTTCATTGTCCACCTCCACAGCAGctcctttctttgccttttgccCCACCCCAGGTGACCTCTGTCCTCTTCCATCAAGCCCAGCTCTGACAACCTGCTTCACTCTGGGGAGCAGCGACTCGTGACGCTAAGGCAGGATTCCTTGCAGAGGACGGAGTGTAGCAAGGGCCTGACCAAAGTCCAAGAGGGGAGCAGGCAGGGTGGCAGTTCAGGCTGGAGGATGGGTGGATGGGAGAGAAGGTGAAATCACATCCTGGAAGCCGCCTCTTACTCTGCATCCGTGCGACACCTGCATCTGCGCCTGGGCCCCATCCCTGTAGGCTAGAGGTTTCAGAGGACCACTGCTTCTCTGACAGGGTTAACACACTACCACCTCCTGGTGATGACATGCACCTTCACCCCAGGGGGCCCAGAACAATGCTGGAGCCAGTGGTGGGGTGAGAACTCCAGACCCTGTGgcaaggagaggggctgggggtgcaCAGCCCCACTTCTGTGCACAGGGCCAGCCGCCCCCAGCCTGGGCATGGCTAGAGGAGCCCCCATGAGGGCCCATGCTGGCGGGGAGGGGCCCCCGCTGGGGGGGGGCAGCTTTGTCCAAGTTTGATCTCTTTACACCCCTCCTTGTATTTtgtgtgcagaaaggctcctagGCTGAAAAACAGATTAGAACAGAGCCCCGAGGCCTGTGCTCGGGGCTGGCTCCATGGTTTTCAGGGTCAGGAGCCAAATGAAAACGaaggccccttgttcaaaaattattcagGATTCAAGCTGGCGGCCGCAAGGTGTTAAACCGAGCGTGCGTGCCCACGGAGCGGACTCTGCCTATATTGGTGCAGGGGGTTCAGCATCCCTCAGTGAGTCAGGGCAGATTGAAATCTGGAACCCCGCCCCCTGACCCCCATATAGGGCTGTGTCCACTGCAGGCCTCGCTCTGCCCAGAGAGGGTACTTGACCCCTGTCCCACCATCCCCATATTGGCCCAACCATACCTCCTTCCCATCAACAAGTTGGGGGCAAAAGACCTAAGATGGACATCTGCCCTGGAAATACACCCTTATACTCAAGAACCCCCAGTGCAAAAGGAGAGACACCCCTGCCCTCAGGAACCCCCAGTCTAATGAGGGAGACACATTTGTCCCCACGGGACCCCCAGTCCATAGTGAAGACCCAGATAACAAGCCCGTCCTTGCTTAGCCCAGATTTCCACTGTCTTCTCCAAGGGCCTGTTATGATATCCTGGAGACTGTCCCCCTTCACTCCTTCCTCCCTGGCCCGCCGTGCCATCcagggggtgggagaggtggCCAGCACCCTCCTACTGGCTTGTCATGACCTCTCCCGGTCCACATGCCGGGCGGCAGCACTGTGCCTGTTGGTGAGAGTGTGGGTTGCGTGTGAGGACAGAGGGGTGTGTGCTCACTAGGAAACAAGCTCTCATTTCCCCAGGCCTGTGACATTTTCTGAATGGTGGCAAGTGAAACAGCCTCTCTACactcccagcctccttcccccaCACCCTGCTCTGGTGCCCTGTACGTTTCATGTGGCCTCACAGTCTGCACTTGGGTAGCCTCATGGTTTGGGTGAGGTCGGTGCTATTATCCCATTGCgctgttgagaaaactgagggccGGAGAGGGGATGAGACTTCCTCAGTGTCACACACCTCTCTCCTCTCAGACCCTAGAgcttctccagcccctctcccaaaGGAGACCCGGGGAAGAGTGGCTGGGATGAAGGCCTTCAGATCCAGGTCATGAGGTATTTATGAGAGGGGCGAGAGATGGGGAGGAATGTGAGAATGGGAGGACCTGGCCCCTCCTTTCGGGAGACTTCCAGATGAGCTCAGGGCTCCTGTGACCTCAGGAGGCAAGTCCAGACCTCGGTCCCCCACTTCTGGACTGGGTGCAAGGAGTGAAGGCTATCATGGGGGATTGGCTAGAGCTGAGAGTCAgggagagcttcctggaggaggtggtacaTTAGCCAGGCccctggggaggggcccaggcCCAGAAACGGCAGATCTGGGGGCAGAGCATTTCCTGCTTTCCCATACCCAGACCTGGGGCCCACAGCCTGGGCTTCCCCTGGCCCCACCCTGGCTGAGGGGGCCAGAGGGGCAGCTGAGGCCTGGAGgacccagagggagggaggaggtggggagggcatcCCAGGCGAGGGTGGTGGGAATTGTTGGGCCCTGCCTGGAAGGCCCCACTATTGAAGAATGGATTACCCGACACCGAGATTAATGGACTTTCATTTGGCTAAACATCTGTCAACGTTAGTGCTGGTGAGTGAGCGTGAAATGAGCTTTGACTGGGCTGCCGTCAGTGGATCACGGTCAGGCCACAGCTCCTGTGCCAGCGGCCTGCTCTGCACAGGGTGGCGTGTGGGGGGGCAGTCACTGAATGGGGGGCCTGGCCAAGGGGCTGTGCCACGGCCACTGGGAGTTACTACAAGGCACCGGCACATGTTTATCTCACTCCCAGCCCTGTGCAGGGGGCGCTTCCCCCAAGGAGGGTCAGCTGTCCCCTGAGGGCCCCTCCCCAGGGGCCTCTACCCAATAGCACATAACAGTGGTGAACACTTCTGTGCACTGACCATGTGCCAAATATTATTTTACGTGTTTTTGCCATTTATTAAGTCATTTCAaactcacaacagccctatgaggaaAGGGCTAGAATTATCATGCCCATATTATAcccgaggaaactgaggcccaaggatgTGACTTGTCCCAGACCACACAGTGACAGTGGTGAGCCCGGCTGAATCCAGGGGTTCTGGTCTAAAGTCCCAGCTCTGTACCACAACTCCCTTCTGCCAGCGGGACACAGGGCGGTCCCCGGGTTTGTACCCCACTGTGTCTGTCTAGGGCGTGGGCTTCAAACAGGGCCCCCGAGAGGCCGGGGCGGAGCCCGCCCTGACACCGCCCCCGGCCCGCCCCCAGCTGTACATCCAGACGACGACGCTGACGGTCTCGGTGAGTCTGAGCGCCTCGGTGTCCCTGGGGATGCTCTACATGCCCAAGGTCTACATCATCCTCTTCCACCCGGAGCAGAATGTGCCCAAGCGCAAGCGCAGCCTCAAAGCCGTCGTCACCGCCGCCACCATGTCCAACAAGTTCACGCAGAAGGGCAGCTTCCGGCCCAACGGCGAGGCCAAGTCCGAGCTCTGCGAGAACCTGGAAGCTCCAGGTGAGTGCCTGGCCCCGCTCCTCTCCCCCTGGGCCCGCCCAGGCCCCGTCCCCTTCCTGGAGAAGGTCAGCCCCCCCCCAAGTCTGGACCAATGAGGGCACTGGGAGAGCCCTGAGGCCGCGGGTGAGCCGTCCCCACCCAGAGGCGAGGCTTGAGGCTCTAGCTTGGCCCCCTCTGCCCCACTCTGTCTGGGTAGTGGGGTCTCTCCAGGTCCCGCTCCACACACCCCCTGCTCGCTCTAGCCTCTCCTTTCCAGGGATCCCTGCCTACCTAGggagaggcggggggtggggtgggggggtgttggGGGGGCCTCGGTTCAGGCACAGTGACCTGAGACTTCGGGATTTCTCTGCCCTGGAGTCCGCATCTGGGCCTGTGCCCTTTCAGTCTCCCTGGGGAAGGGATCGTCTGGAGGGCCGCTGCTCTGGGGCCCTTTGGTAGCCTGGGAGCTGTGGCCCTGGTGCCAGAGCAGTTGAAACCCCTCGGCTGGCTTTGCCCACCCGCCCCCTGGCAGGACCCTGAGAGATGGGGACTCAGGATACGGGCCCTGGGATGGGTAAGTAAGGGCTGGGGCCGGGAGGAGGGCCCGCAGAGCTGTGGTTCTCAGGGGGGTGTCCAAGGAGACCTCAGCTGTAGAGGGTTGTGCTTtgagagggctgggggaggatgTGGGACCCTTAGCATCTGAGGGGCAGACCCAAAGCCTGTGCAGGACTTGGTCCCTCAGTGGTTGAGGGATGTGTACAGGAGGGAGCAGGGCCACCATCTTTGCTTACCTTCCTGTGCCCCCTGGAGCCAGCCCACAGTGTGACGAGaagggacagagaggagagaggggcaggGCATGTGAGGGGCAGGTTAGGCCTTGGGGGACCAGTAACAGTGGTGACCATTTCTTGAACCCCAACTGTGGGCCACACCTGCCAGGaatcagttttcattttcacagcAACCTTGAAAGCAGTGATCTTTAATTATTTGCTGCTACAGGTGAGGAAagggaggctcagaaaggtgaggGACTcacccaggccacacagcagcagGTGGTATCCCCGCTGCCTCTGAGCAGAGACCGAGGCCTCCAACCTGTGGGCTGGGCCTCCATGGGCCTCTGGTTGCTCCCAGGTAGACAGGGTTGAGGGGTTGCTATGGTCACCCTGCCCCACTGCACACCTGACTCCCTCCCTGGACACCCTGTAAGTGTCCAAATGGTTAACATGGCAGCTCCTGCTGCCTCCCCGCTCTCTGATAGTCTTGGGGGGCTTCcgttggtgggggaggaggagaagagccCCTCTCCCCAGGAGAGTTTCAGATCCTGGTGGCACCTGGGGTTAGCACTCTGCTTTCTCCCTCTAGTACTGGGGGAAAGGCCAGAAGTGGACACTGTTGGTGGCAGCAGGAGGGACATTGGTGAACATAGGCTCCAGAGGGGAGCCCCTTTGTCACCCACCAAGAGATCAGGAGAAACAGGAGACCTCCCCTCGCAGGTGTGTTTGGACGGGGACAGCCCCTCTTACAGGCTCCCCGCGCTGGGGCTCTGGGTGAAGCATCTTCCATTCTCAACATCATTCCCACGTGTAGAAGGAGTATCAGCCGTGCAAAGGAGGGAAGTAGCTTCCCACATCCAGGCAGGATTTTTCACTTCCCAGAGCTCCCTCCCCTGTGAGTGATCTTCACAGCAGTCCTGTGAGGCCCGGATTGGGCTGGATCcccagctgaggcccagagagggtgagtgaCTCTCCTGAAGTCACATGGCAAGGTGGTGACTGGCTGGCCCCACCCAGTGTCTTTCCCTTGACCCTGACTTCATATGGCCTCCCTCTCTGTCTGTGCTGAGCAGTGTACCTGGCTTccagcaccaccaccccccctTTGATGGACACCCCTGATGACTCTGTTGGCCACACCCTCCACCAGATGACATCTGGTTCTCTccagtcctgctcttcctcccaGAGCACCAGCTTCCCTGTACCTACAGCCTGGGGCTCCCTTCAGATGCCAGGTGGGCCCTCTACTTGCGACGGGAAGGGACAGTGTCTTTGTGGGCCTCCCCATCTCTGGCCTTTCGCGTCCACGCAGATGTGCAGAAACCCCCACTGCCGCCCCTGACCAGGCCCTTCTATCCTAGGCACGGACCCCTCGCCACTCCCTGCCCCAAGCTCCTGACTTAGATTTCCTCCTTCCCACGGAGACTCGCCCTTGCTGGGTCCCATCCCTCCAGGCCCTACTCTGCTCCAGGGCTCATGAGACTGAGTGGGACATCAGCCCTCTGGAGTCCATGGGTATCTAACAGGAGATAGCACCCTGACCCCAGAGGGTGGCCCTCATGGTGCTGTGACAGGCCAGAGGGTACCACAGGGACAGGGCTGTCACAGAGAGCGCTGATGTCGCCTCACGGACACTGTTGCCTCTGCCTCTGCTCAGACTGGTCACCTGGGGACAGGGGACAAGGAGGGGTGTGCAGGCGAGGGGAGACCCAGCCTTC
This window contains:
- the GRM4 gene encoding metabotropic glutamate receptor 4 isoform X11, with protein sequence MPGKRGWGWWWARLLLCLLLSLSGPWVPSSLGKPKGHPQMNSIRIDGDITLGGLFPVHGRGSEGKACGELKKEKGIHRLEAMLFALDRINNDPDLLPNITLGARILDTCSRDTHALEQSLTFVQALIEKDGTEVRCGSGGPPIITKPERVVGVIGASGSSVSIMVANILRLFKIPQISYASTAPDLSDNSRYDFFSRVVPSDTYQAQAMVDIVRALKWNYVSTLASEGSYGESGVEAFVQKSREDGGVCIAQSVKIPREPKPGEFDKIIRRLLETSNARAVIIFANEDDIRRVLEAARKANQTGHFFWMGSDSWGSKIAPVLHLEEVAEGAVTILPKRMSVRGFDRYFSSRTLDNNRRNIWFAEFWEDNFHCKLSRHALKKGSHVKKCTSRERIGQDSAYEQEGKVQFVIDAVYAMGHALHAMHRDLCPGRVGLCPRMDPVDGTQLLKYIRSVNFSGIAGNPVTFNENGDAPGRYDIYQYQLRNGSAEYKVIGSWTDHLHLRIERMHWPGSGQQLPRSICSLPCQPGERKKTVKGMPCCWHCEPCTGYQYQVDRYTCKTCPYDMRPTENRTGCQPIPIIKLEWGSPWAVLPLFLAVVGIAATLFVVVTFVRYNDTPIVKASGRELSYVLLAGIFLCYATTFLMIAEPDLGTCSLRRIFLGLGMSISYAALLTKTNRIYRIFEQGKRSVSAPRFISPASQLAITFSLISLQLLGICVWFVVDPSHSVVDFQDQRTLDPRFARGVLKCDISDLSLICLLGYSMLLMVTCTVYAIKTRGVPETFNEAKPIGFTMYTTCIVWLAFIPIFFGTSQSADKTLELLQPLSQRRPGEEWLG
- the GRM4 gene encoding metabotropic glutamate receptor 4 isoform X2, whose protein sequence is MPGKRGWGWWWARLLLCLLLSLSGPWVPSSLGKPKGHPQMNSIRIDGDITLGGLFPVHGRGSEGKACGELKKEKGIHRLEAMLFALDRINNDPDLLPNITLGARILDTCSRDTHALEQSLTFVQALIEKDGTEVRCGSGGPPIITKPERVVGVIGASGSSVSIMVANILRLFKIPQISYASTAPDLSDNSRYDFFSRVVPSDTYQAQAMVDIVRALKWNYVSTLASEGSYGESGVEAFVQKSREDGGVCIAQSVKIPREPKPGEFDKIIRRLLETSNARAVIIFANEDDIRRVLEAARKANQTGHFFWMGSDSWGSKIAPVLHLEEVAEGAVTILPKRMSVRGFDRYFSSRTLDNNRRNIWFAEFWEDNFHCKLSRHALKKGSHVKKCTSRERIGQDSAYEQEGKVQFVIDAVYAMGHALHAMHRDLCPGRVGLCPRMDPVDGTQLLKYIRSVNFSGIAGNPVTFNENGDAPGRYDIYQYQLRNGSAEYKVIGSWTDHLHLRIERMHWPGSGQQLPRSICSLPCQPGERKKTVKGMPCCWHCEPCTGYQYQVDRYTCKTCPYDMRPTENRTGCQPIPIIKLEWGSPWAVLPLFLAVVGIAATLFVVVTFVRYNDTPIVKASGRELSYVLLAGIFLCYATTFLMIAEPDLGTCSLRRIFLGLGMSISYAALLTKTNRIYRIFEQGKRSVSAPRFISPASQLAITFSLISLQLLGICVWFVVDPSHSVVDFQDQRTLDPRFARGVLKCDISDLSLICLLGYSMLLMVTCTVYAIKTRGVPETFNEAKPIGFTMYTTCIVWLAFIPIFFGTSQSADKLYIQTTTLTVSVSLSASVSLGMLYMPKVYIILFHPEQNVPKRKRSLKAVVTAATMSNKFTQKGSFRPNGEAKSELCENLEAPVYLASSTTTPPLMDTPDDSVGHTLHQMTSGSLQSCSSSQSTSFPVPTAWGSLQMPALATKQTYVAYTNHAI
- the GRM4 gene encoding metabotropic glutamate receptor 4 isoform X10, producing MPGKRGWGWWWARLLLCLLLSLSGPWVPSSLGKPKGHPQMNSIRIDGDITLGGLFPVHGRGSEGKACGELKKEKGIHRLEAMLFALDRINNDPDLLPNITLGARILDTCSRDTHALEQSLTFVQALIEKDGTEVRCGSGGPPIITKPERVVGVIGASGSSVSIMVANILRLFKIPQISYASTAPDLSDNSRYDFFSRVVPSDTYQAQAMVDIVRALKWNYVSTLASEGSYGESGVEAFVQKSREDGGVCIAQSVKIPREPKPGEFDKIIRRLLETSNARAVIIFANEDDIRRVLEAARKANQTGHFFWMGSDSWGSKIAPVLHLEEVAEGAVTILPKRMSVRGFDRYFSSRTLDNNRRNIWFAEFWEDNFHCKLSRHALKKGSHVKKCTSRERIGQDSAYEQEGKVQFVIDAVYAMGHALHAMHRDLCPGRVGLCPRMDPVDGTQLLKYIRSVNFSGIAGNPVTFNENGDAPGRYDIYQYQLRNGSAEYKVIGSWTDHLHLRIERMHWPGSGQQLPRSICSLPCQPGERKKTVKGMPCCWHCEPCTGYQYQVDRYTCKTCPYDMRPTENRTGCQPIPIIKLEWGSPWAVLPLFLAVVGIAATLFVVVTFVRYNDTPIVKASGRELSYVLLAGIFLCYATTFLMIAEPDLGTCSLRRIFLGLGMSISYAALLTKTNRIYRIFEQGKRSVSAPRFISPASQLAITFSLISLQLLGICVWFVVDPSHSVVDFQDQRTLDPRFARGVLKCDISDLSLICLLGYSMLLMVTCTVYAIKTRGVPETFNEAKPIGFTMYTTCIVWLAFIPIFFGTSQSADKLYIQTTTLTVSVSLSASVSLGMLYMPKVYIILFHPEQNVPKRKRSLKAVVTAATMSNKFTQKGSFRPNGEAKSELCENLEAPELPPL